The Bacillus sp. F19 DNA segment CCTTTTTCCGGATAAGCCCCCGCTTGTTGAAGAAGGGTTAATTCCTTATTTAAACAACTTATCTATTTCATCCCTGTCGTAATCTAATATCCAGTCATTAAATTTGTTATATATATCTCGTATGGCTTCAGAAGAAGCAGCAAGCAAATCACAACCTCTGTCATCATAAACATTAAAAATGGTTTTTCTTTTGATATTTAAAAAATAAACACTATGAAAAATATTTGGTTGAATTCCTAAATCTTGATTACATATTGCTTTTAACAATGGAATGTATTTAATATCAGATGTTTTACCTTTAAGAGTAAATCTATGTGTTTTATATTTTCCATCTTCATTGTCTTCTGGGAAAATATAAGGTATTACTGTATGCCTTAACTTATATAGTACTGATTTTTCATATACATATGGAGTAAATAGCCTTCCTTTGTGGGTATAGGATTTTCTATCTCCAAAATCATTTACATCAATTACAACCAAGATTTCTTCGTCTGGTGAATGTAATGAATTAAATAAAGTTATAGCCCTATTATAAACCCCTTTTAAATATTGACTGTTTTCGTAATCATATTCTCTATTCCACTCGACCCCTAATTCGAACCGTATACCAATTTCCCAGTTATAAAATAAAGGTGGTCGAAGATATAAGTTAGAAAAGTTCTCTTTCATATAGTCATTTAAATACATATCCGCACCTCGTTTGTTTCTTTTATTAATCTTTATTCCGCAATCCTACCCGTTTTGTGCTAAATTCCATGCGATTTACTGTTTTGCGCCTCGTTAAATGAAACCGTTACAAGCATTTTAATCATGTATTAATCGGCTCGCAAACTAAAACTTTGCTGCAGATATTTAGTCCTTCCTGTGAACTTAATGTACAAAATATAGTTAACTTACTTTAATAACTTTATTTTGAAAACGTTTTCATTTCAGAATATTTTGTATACACTTTATTTATTAACAAAAGAGGTGAAGACCATGCTTGCATTATTAGGATTTTTAATGATAATTACATTCATGATTTTAATTATGACAAAACGGCTAACGGCTATGATTGCACTGATGGTGGTTCCAGTTGTTTTTGCTCTAATCGGCGGATTCGGAAAGGAAATTGGACCCATGGCGCTTGATGGCATAAAAAGTGTAGCACCCACAGGCATTATGATCCTATTCGCCATTCTCTTTTTCGGCATAATGATTGATGCAGGAGTATTTGATCCTATTATTTCAACCATCTTGAAAGTTGTAAAAGGAGATCCTGTAAAGATAGCCATCGGTACGGCAGTCCTCGCTTTGCTGATTTCCTTAGATGGTGATGGAACCACAACATATATAATTACGATTTCAGCCATGCTGCCTTTGTATAAACGAATTGGCATGAGGCCGCTGATATTAGCAGGGATTGCCGTATCTGCTTCAGGTGTTATGAACCTCCTTCCATGGGGAGGACCTACTGCCAGAGCCATGACGGCATTGAATCTTGAGATGTCTGATATTTTCACTCCGGTCATTCCCTCGCAATGGCTGGCGGAGTATTGTTTGTATTATTCATGGCTTATTGCCTTGGGAAAAAAGAGCGCAAAAGAGTGGGTATACTTGAAATTGATTACAGCACAATAGCTATGCAGCAGACAGCGGCTTCTGCAGAGGAAGCTGGTATTAAAAGGCCAAAACTTAGTGTCGTGAATTACCTGTTAACCATCATGCTTTTAGTGGCGCTAATCAAAGAAGTTCTGCCAACTACTGTCTTGTTTATGATTGGATTTGCCATTGCTATCACGATGAATTATCCAAAATTAAGTTACCAGAAAGCGCGGATTTCAAACTATGCTGATAATGCATTATCAGTCGTTTCCATGGTGTTTGCAGCAGGTATTTTTACAGGTATTCTCTCAGGGACTAAAATGGTAGATGCCATCGCAAACACTATGATTACGCATATACCTGATGCCCTTGGTTCACATTTTGCTCTTATTACAGCGATACTAAGTGCTCCTTTTACATTTTTCATGTCCAATGATGCTTTTTACTACGGCGTTTTGCCATTGCTCGCCAAGGCGGCTGCCGGATATGGAATTGATCCTGCATTTATTGGACGTGCATCACTTCTTGGATTGCCTGTCCACCTATTAAGTCCGCTAGTACCGTCGACGTACCTATTAGTCGGAATGGTTGGAGAAGATTTCGGGGACTTGCAGCGCACCTTCCTGAAATGGGCCTGCGGATCGACAGCCGTTATGATTTTAGTAGCTCTTGCCTTATCAATTATCCCTTTTTAACTAGTAAAAAGGGCATTCAACCGTAAAAAATAGAGGAACCCCAGATGTTTTTTTAAACAGGGTTCCTCATTCTATTTATTTTATAGGGTGCTAAAAACTAAAAACCTATCTCTGAACATCCACTCCTCAGAAATAGGTTTCTATCATCAGGCAATCCCGTTTTTCAATTTCTAAATCCCTTTTAGAAACGAGTAAATATTTTCACTTTCGACTCTTGTAGCCTGTTAAAAAGGTTAAGACACAGTAAGCAGCCAAACGGCTCGTCATATCCCGAAAATCGAGTGTCGGGTCAATTTCAACAATATCCATTGCTCTTACAGCTGGAACTTCTCCTAAAAATCGTATGGCTTCAATCAGCATGCGTGAATCCATCCCCCCTGGACCAATGGCAGGGCAGCCTGGTGCAAACGCCTGATCCATTACATCCATATCAAGTGAAACGTAGATGACGTCAACTTCTTTCAGGAGCTCACTCACACTCTCTTGTAAAATTGAGAGGATCCCTCTTGTGTACACGTCCTGCATGGTGAATATATGAACACCATTTTCTTTGCCATAATCGGTATATTCTTTGCCATTTGAAAAGTCGCGGATGCCAATTTGATGGAGGTGTTTTCCCTGCAGTGCATCTTTTTCGATCAGCTGTCTAAAAGGTGTTCCATTTGACGGTCCTCCATCTTCAAGGTTCCTCAGGTCGTGGTGCGCGTCGAACTGAATAATCCCAGCCTTTCCTTTTTCTTTTTGAAAGGCTTTGAATATCGGCGCTGTAACAGAATGATCGCCGCCAAGAAAAATAGGAACCATTAAAGGATGTTCACCTAAAACTCCTTCTACCGTCGTTTCAATCCTCAGGTGCGATTCAGAAAGGTCTGTTACATGCATGGATATATCACCAAAGTCTATGATTCTCTCTTCTTTTAAATCTGTATTGTCCTGAACTGAGTAGGTAGTAAAAGCGTTCATCATTTTTCTTATTGTTTCAGGAGCAAAAGATGCCCCTGAATGACTGATCGATGGCTTCGATAATGGAACTCCCACTAACCCAATGCCTTCGGCAATTTCCTGATCCCGTTTTTTCAATAACGTTCCCGCCCGCGAAATCCCGCGGTCTGCGAATCTTGCATCATGTGAAAGAAAGGGAAGATGGCTCACGGTGATCCCCCTTTTCAAATACTATGGCACCTTTCTTGATAACGGTCCCTGCGTGATTCACTCCGAAATGATAAGGGATATATTCATAGTTTCCCGCATCCCAGATGACAAGGTCCGCCTGCTTCATTGGCGCGATTATCCCCCGTTCGCCGCCTAACCCGATGGCATGGGCTGCATTAATGGTGACAGCATTCCAAATTTCTTTCACCGTCATTTTATAGATAACCGCTGCGAACGACATGATCAGCTGCAGATTCTCAGTCGGACAGCTCCCGGGATTAAAATCAGTCGCAAGAGTCACCGCCACTCCTTCCTCCAGCATCTTTCTTGCTTTAGCATGATCCGGTTTGTTCAGATAAAAAGAAGTACCGGGCAGCAGGCAGGCGATAACCCCTTTTGCAGACAGCTGCTTAATGCCTTCATCTGAAGTTCCAACTAAATGCTCTGCACTGACGGCACTGAGCTCAGAAGCCAATTCTGCCCCTCCTAATGGATCAATTTCATCGGCATGAATTTTCACCTGAAATCCTTTTTGCTTTGCTTTTGATAAAAACACTCTGGACTGTTCGATGGAGAAAACGCCTGTTTCACAAAAGATATCTACAAATTGGGCTAATTCTTCTTTTTCAATGACATCCAGCAGCTGAACCATTTCTTCTAAGAAAACGTCCGGCTGATGCTTATGCTCCGGAGGTATGGCATGCGCACCCAAAAAGGTTGAAACAACTTCGGCTGCGTGCTCCGCGTTTAATTTTTTTGCGGTCCTCAGCTGCTTCAGCTCTGCTTCTGCGTTCAGTCCGTATCCGCTTTTCGCTTCTACCGTCGTCATTCCATATGAAAGCATCCGGTCAAGATGACCTGCTGCTTTTTCATAAAGCTCCGCTTCACTTGCAGCCCGCGTTGCTTTTACAGTCGAAAGAATGCCGCCGCCCTGTTTCAGGATTTCCAAGTAAGGAACGCCCTGCTGCTTCAGTCCCATTTCATGCTCACGGGATCCGGCAAACACTAAATGAGTATGTGGATCAATGAGGCCAGGTGTAACAAGCTTCCCGTCACAATCAATTCTTTTTTCAGCCGGCCACTTAGCTGCTTCTTCGTTTGAACCGATCACAGCAATTCTCCCATCAGCAATCGCAAGTGCCTTGTTTTCAAGTACAATCAGCTCATCC contains these protein-coding regions:
- the hutG gene encoding formimidoylglutamase, with protein sequence MSHLPFLSHDARFADRGISRAGTLLKKRDQEIAEGIGLVGVPLSKPSISHSGASFAPETIRKMMNAFTTYSVQDNTDLKEERIIDFGDISMHVTDLSESHLRIETTVEGVLGEHPLMVPIFLGGDHSVTAPIFKAFQKEKGKAGIIQFDAHHDLRNLEDGGPSNGTPFRQLIEKDALQGKHLHQIGIRDFSNGKEYTDYGKENGVHIFTMQDVYTRGILSILQESVSELLKEVDVIYVSLDMDVMDQAFAPGCPAIGPGGMDSRMLIEAIRFLGEVPAVRAMDIVEIDPTLDFRDMTSRLAAYCVLTFLTGYKSRK
- the hutI gene encoding imidazolonepropionase, with the translated sequence MKYDLILENIGQLLTMDYEKEGPLCGKDMDELIVLENKALAIADGRIAVIGSNEEAAKWPAEKRIDCDGKLVTPGLIDPHTHLVFAGSREHEMGLKQQGVPYLEILKQGGGILSTVKATRAASEAELYEKAAGHLDRMLSYGMTTVEAKSGYGLNAEAELKQLRTAKKLNAEHAAEVVSTFLGAHAIPPEHKHQPDVFLEEMVQLLDVIEKEELAQFVDIFCETGVFSIEQSRVFLSKAKQKGFQVKIHADEIDPLGGAELASELSAVSAEHLVGTSDEGIKQLSAKGVIACLLPGTSFYLNKPDHAKARKMLEEGVAVTLATDFNPGSCPTENLQLIMSFAAVIYKMTVKEIWNAVTINAAHAIGLGGERGIIAPMKQADLVIWDAGNYEYIPYHFGVNHAGTVIKKGAIVFEKGDHREPSSLSFT
- a CDS encoding DUF3885 domain-containing protein, whose amino-acid sequence is MYLNDYMKENFSNLYLRPPLFYNWEIGIRFELGVEWNREYDYENSQYLKGVYNRAITLFNSLHSPDEEILVVIDVNDFGDRKSYTHKGRLFTPYVYEKSVLYKLRHTVIPYIFPEDNEDGKYKTHRFTLKGKTSDIKYIPLLKAICNQDLGIQPNIFHSVYFLNIKRKTIFNVYDDRGCDLLAASSEAIRDIYNKFNDWILDYDRDEIDKLFK